GCATCGTCGACGGTGTGAGCCTTCGAGCACACGTAGAGGGCGGCGGCGCGGGGGTCGGGGATCATGGTCAGGCGTGCGCTCACGGGGTCGTCACCTCGTCTATGTGGATGCACACGCCGGGGACGGGGTACACGGTGTCGGTGTACCGTTTCGAGCCGCGCCACCAGGCGACCTGCGAGTCGTCGCGGATCGCCCCCGATTCGGTCAACGCATCCAGCACCGAACGCATCAACTTGTCGGCGTCGGGGGCCACCGTGTGCATCTGCGGCGCGGACGGTTTCAGGACATCGGCGTTGCGTCCGGTGCCGTAGTGGGCTTTCGGCCGAGGGAACACGAACATCAGGGAGACGAACACTGGGCCGTGCAGGATCGGCTCCCATCCGGCGTCGTGGATCGCGGCGACGATGGCCTGCATCCACGGCAGGAGTTTCTTGTTCGCGTCGTGGTAGCCGCCCCACCGGCCCTTGATGATGTTGCCCTTCTGCTGCGGCACA
This window of the Candidatus Nanopelagicales bacterium genome carries:
- a CDS encoding RusA family crossover junction endodeoxyribonuclease; the encoded protein is MTGQSVFVPGVPQQKGNIIKGRWGGYHDANKKLLPWMQAIVAAIHDAGWEPILHGPVFVSLMFVFPRPKAHYGTGRNADVLKPSAPQMHTVAPDADKLMRSVLDALTESGAIRDDSQVAWWRGSKRYTDTVYPVPGVCIHIDEVTTP